One Sphingobacteriales bacterium genomic window carries:
- a CDS encoding glycosyltransferase family 9 protein, translating into MNIQQVHFDCRHFRGDIPCKPNKERDKICENCDEYSPISKKILIIKLGALGDVIRTTPLVTRFREIYPACHISWITHSPEILPESAIDRIFKWDFKNVYILSHQQFDIAINLDKDYEACALLSEVKAVEKYGFLLKDHHIAPATPAAEHKLLTGFFDSLSKKNTKSYLEEIFEICHLNFNQEECLLDVDKNLSMKWEEIIRQKAQGKKVIGLNTGCGLRWPTRLWPQEYWIKLIEMLQQDGYFPMVLGGPDEDEMNRFYSGQTGCYYPGLYSLKEFIALTNQTHLVVTAVSMMMHIATALRKPMILFVNIFNPHEFELYGRGEIVQPTTGCDCFYGQSCSRERHCMRDILPETVFSAIKKYV; encoded by the coding sequence ATGAATATTCAACAGGTTCATTTCGATTGCAGGCATTTCCGTGGTGATATTCCGTGTAAACCCAACAAAGAAAGGGATAAAATCTGTGAAAACTGTGATGAATACAGCCCAATATCAAAAAAAATCCTGATCATCAAACTGGGCGCTCTGGGCGATGTCATACGCACGACTCCTTTGGTTACCCGCTTCAGAGAAATTTATCCCGCTTGTCATATTTCATGGATTACCCATTCGCCTGAAATATTGCCGGAATCTGCCATTGACCGGATTTTTAAATGGGATTTCAAAAATGTATATATCCTCAGTCATCAGCAGTTTGATATAGCCATCAACCTTGACAAGGATTATGAAGCCTGTGCCTTGCTGAGCGAGGTAAAAGCCGTTGAAAAATATGGTTTTCTTCTGAAAGACCATCATATAGCACCGGCTACGCCTGCTGCAGAACATAAATTGCTGACCGGTTTTTTCGACAGCCTTTCCAAAAAAAATACAAAAAGCTATCTCGAGGAAATATTCGAAATATGCCATCTGAATTTCAATCAGGAAGAATGCCTGCTCGATGTGGATAAAAACCTCAGTATGAAATGGGAAGAAATAATCAGGCAAAAGGCACAGGGGAAAAAGGTAATCGGATTAAATACCGGTTGCGGACTCCGCTGGCCTACCCGTCTGTGGCCTCAGGAATACTGGATAAAACTGATTGAAATGCTTCAGCAGGATGGCTATTTTCCGATGGTTCTGGGCGGGCCCGATGAAGACGAAATGAACAGGTTTTATTCCGGACAGACCGGATGTTATTATCCCGGACTCTACAGCCTGAAAGAATTTATTGCCCTGACTAATCAAACCCATCTCGTGGTAACAGCCGTTTCGATGATGATGCACATAGCCACTGCCCTGCGTAAACCCATGATTTTATTTGTCAACATTTTCAATCCGCATGAATTTGAATTGTATGGACGGGGAGAAATCGTTCAGCCAACAACAGGCTGCGATTGTTTTTATGGGCAGTCCTGTTCGAGGGAACGTCATTGCATGCGCGACATCCTGCCGGAAACAGTTTTTTCTGCCATAAAAAAATATGTCTGA
- a CDS encoding S9 family peptidase has translation MKRQIILLSLLMMTFSCKKKQEEAKFIYPETRKSDHVDTYFGQQVPDPYNWLEDDTAAEVVAWVKAQNKVTNAYLEKIPYREKIRKRLTELWNYPRYSVPFHAAEKYFLLKNDGLQQQSVLYMMRGPDGKEELLLDPNKFSEDGTVALSDIEPSPDGKYLAYGIARAGSDWNEIYVLDLETGKKLDDKLEWIKFSGVAWYKNGFFYSRFDKPVKGKEFSEKNKNHKVYYHTLGTSQSKDQLVYRDNQHPFRTFSADVTEDQRFLIIYGSESTNGNSVMYKNLEKSDKEFTVLEPGFEFENTVIQNIGDTLLMKTNNGAPNYKLVSINTAEKENVIRDLIPQKDYPLVNVVLMKNNLITVYIQDVVSKIYRYSPDGRMLEEIKLPGPGNLTGFNARKDDTIAFFGFTSFTFPSTVFKYDLMKNSVSVFRKSEINFDLSKYKTEQVFYLSKDGTKVPMFLTYRKDLEKNGKNPVLLYGYGGFNISLMPNFSVSSLILLENGGIFAYCNLRGGGEYGEKWHEAGMRENKQNVFDDFIAAAEYLIKEKYTSADKIAIRGGSNGGLLVGACMTQRPDLFKVAIPEVGVLDMLKYHKFTIGGHWVDEYGSSDNEEQFRYLIKYSPLHNIRENVEYPATLVTTADHDDRVVPAHSFKFIATLQEKYKGNNPVMIRIEEKAGHGAGTPVSKTIDLNTDIWAFIFYNLGIQPNY, from the coding sequence ATGAAACGTCAGATCATCTTATTAAGTTTGCTTATGATGACATTTTCATGCAAAAAGAAACAGGAAGAAGCAAAATTTATTTATCCTGAAACGAGGAAAAGCGACCATGTTGATACTTATTTCGGACAACAGGTGCCCGACCCGTACAACTGGCTTGAAGACGATACCGCAGCTGAAGTAGTGGCTTGGGTAAAAGCACAGAATAAGGTAACCAACGCTTATCTCGAAAAAATACCCTACCGGGAAAAAATCAGGAAAAGACTGACAGAATTATGGAATTATCCGCGATATTCCGTGCCTTTTCATGCGGCAGAAAAATACTTTTTATTGAAAAATGACGGCTTGCAGCAACAGTCAGTTTTGTACATGATGAGAGGACCTGATGGTAAAGAAGAATTGCTGCTCGATCCCAATAAATTCAGCGAAGATGGAACAGTTGCACTGTCCGACATTGAGCCTTCTCCCGATGGAAAATATCTGGCTTATGGCATTGCACGGGCAGGCAGCGACTGGAACGAAATTTATGTCCTCGATCTGGAAACGGGCAAAAAACTTGACGACAAGCTTGAATGGATTAAGTTCAGTGGTGTAGCTTGGTATAAAAATGGTTTTTTTTACAGCCGTTTTGATAAACCGGTGAAGGGAAAAGAGTTTTCAGAGAAAAATAAAAATCATAAAGTTTATTATCACACACTTGGAACCAGCCAATCGAAAGACCAGCTTGTGTATCGCGACAATCAACATCCTTTCCGTACTTTCAGTGCAGATGTTACTGAAGACCAGCGCTTTCTGATTATTTACGGCAGCGAATCCACCAATGGCAACAGTGTGATGTATAAAAACCTTGAAAAAAGTGATAAAGAATTTACCGTTCTTGAACCTGGATTTGAATTTGAGAATACCGTCATTCAGAATATTGGCGACACCCTACTGATGAAAACCAATAATGGTGCTCCAAATTATAAGCTGGTAAGCATCAATACAGCGGAAAAAGAAAATGTAATACGCGACCTTATTCCGCAAAAAGATTATCCGCTGGTGAATGTTGTCCTGATGAAAAATAACCTGATTACTGTTTATATTCAGGATGTGGTTTCAAAAATTTACAGATATTCTCCCGATGGACGTATGCTGGAAGAAATAAAACTGCCGGGTCCGGGAAATCTCACCGGATTTAATGCAAGAAAAGATGACACTATAGCCTTTTTCGGCTTTACCTCATTTACTTTTCCCTCAACGGTATTCAAATATGATTTGATGAAAAATTCAGTTTCTGTTTTTAGAAAGTCAGAGATTAATTTTGATTTGAGCAAGTATAAAACCGAACAGGTCTTTTATCTCAGTAAAGACGGTACGAAAGTCCCGATGTTTCTGACCTACCGCAAAGATCTGGAAAAGAACGGGAAGAATCCGGTATTGCTCTATGGTTATGGTGGATTCAATATCAGCCTGATGCCGAATTTCAGTGTTTCGAGCCTGATATTGCTTGAAAACGGGGGCATATTTGCCTATTGCAATTTAAGGGGAGGAGGAGAATATGGCGAAAAATGGCATGAAGCAGGAATGAGGGAAAACAAGCAAAATGTTTTTGACGACTTCATAGCAGCCGCTGAATACCTGATTAAAGAGAAATATACTTCTGCGGATAAAATTGCCATACGCGGGGGTTCCAACGGAGGATTACTCGTAGGGGCATGCATGACCCAGCGTCCCGATTTATTTAAAGTAGCCATTCCTGAGGTTGGTGTGCTCGATATGCTTAAGTATCATAAATTTACAATAGGGGGACATTGGGTGGATGAATATGGCAGCAGCGACAATGAAGAGCAGTTCAGATACCTGATTAAATACTCCCCTCTTCATAATATCAGGGAGAATGTGGAATATCCGGCCACCCTTGTTACCACAGCCGATCATGACGACCGTGTTGTTCCTGCACATTCTTTTAAATTTATTGCTACCCT